The following is a genomic window from Fundidesulfovibrio putealis DSM 16056.
CTGTGAGGTAGGCCTGGTCGGCCATCTCGGGGCAAAGCTTCTCGGCCAGGAGTTCGGCGGCGATGGCCGACCAGATGGTGAGGCGCCAGTTGGCGAAGAAGTCGATGCCGCGCTTCTTGAAGGCATCGTTCAGGTGCTTCTGGTAGGTGATGGACAGGGCGATCTTGAGTATCTCGCGGGTGCCCAGGATGGTGGCGGCCCGCTTCAGGTCCGTCACTTTCTGGGCGGAGCCGTAATAGGGCGAGTTGGCCAGGGTGAGCACCGTGGCCGTGAGCACCGGGTCCATGCCCAGAGTCCTGGCGAGGACCTCGAAGTCGGGGCTGGGCTTGACCGCCTCCTCCAAGAGCTGAAGCATCACCGGCGGGAAGGTGATCTTCATGCACTGGCGAAGGGAGGCGATAAGTGTGGTCATAGGCGGATGTCCGGGTTACTTGTCCCGTTTGGCCATGCCCTCCAGGGCCGCGAGCAACAGCTCTGTCTCTTCGCTGTCCGGGAAACCGTCCAGGCTTTGTCTGGCCTTGTCCAGGTAGGAGGACGCCATGGCCCTGGTTCTGTCTGCGAAACCGCCGGAGGCAACGGCTGTTAGTGCCGCTTCCAATTCTACCTCTGGAACTGTGTTCTCTTTGAAGGCTTTTGTAAACCCTTCGCGTGCAGCAGGAGAGAGGCTTTCCAGATAGAATATGAGCGGCAGGGTGAGCTTGCCTTCCCGGATGTCGGAGCCCTTGGGCTTGCCCGACACTTCCTTGGGCGAGGTGTAGTCCAGGGCGTCGTCCACCAGTTGGAAGGCCACGCCCAGGTTCATGCCGTAATCGGCGGCGGCGTCCTGGAGCGCAGCGGGGGCCTCGGCCAGCAGTGCTCCGGCCCGGCAGGCGGACTGGATCAGGCAGGCGGTCTTGCCGATGATGATGTCCAGGTAGCCGTCCATGGTCAGGTCCACGTCGCGGATGCGGGCTATTTCCTCGA
Proteins encoded in this region:
- a CDS encoding polyprenyl synthetase family protein, with translation MLKFASYMSRELPLIEECLRSHVSQLNPYVLPTAQHVLKAGGKRLRPLLTILCARALGYRANDVYPLACSLELLHSATLLHDDILDGAELRRGQPAAHTLFGATYTILAGDVLLALANTMVAAYGKPSLTACLSDAILRTASGEIEEIARIRDVDLTMDGYLDIIIGKTACLIQSACRAGALLAEAPAALQDAAADYGMNLGVAFQLVDDALDYTSPKEVSGKPKGSDIREGKLTLPLIFYLESLSPAAREGFTKAFKENTVPEVELEAALTAVASGGFADRTRAMASSYLDKARQSLDGFPDSEETELLLAALEGMAKRDK